Proteins from a single region of Abyssalbus ytuae:
- a CDS encoding helix-turn-helix and ligand-binding sensor domain-containing protein → MLLTLSSLYGQELPPIEKFTPGEYGGDNQNWMISQQGNKYVYVANNRGLLEFDGAKWKVYPTPNNTIIRAVKVIDNRIYAGFYMEFGYWLKSNTGELEYYSLSGKLNKKMTKDKQIWNILSYGDWVIFQSYKEIYFYNTIDETFKIINSNRVIYKVFKIKNSIYYNVPGEGIYKIEAGQPKLIINDNKLKSKRVISIFEVGDNLLFLTRESGFYKLENNTITSWELPVNDFLKKNTLYSGIQLSDGNFMIGTISNGVINLTPEGKINYHITQKNGLSNNTVLSLFEDHAKNVWVGLDNGINCINVTSPIQVFYDYDGRIGTVYVSKVFKDYLYLGTNQGLFYKEIEGNDSFKFVEGTGGQVWCLYNYNGEDLLCGHHLGTYLIEKDKATLIDDNLGTWAFKPIPDQPARLLKGNYDGLSILQKNKKGNWEVKNKIEGFNSSTRYFEINNTNQVHISHEYKGVFKLQLDDSLTKAIKVEKDPDFSVGKNSSLVKYENNILYAYKEGIFMYDNYENSFKRDTLLSTVINKNEYTSGKLVPDKKGRLWAFSEENIIYVTNDDLNNKYKINKIPINSGLIRGILGFENISHIKDEMYLLGTAYGYITFNLSKIEYKGDYTIHLNSVTLKNIGEKPYNLNIHEEAKLENTKGALAFSYSVPEYSKYLDIKYQYQLEGHVDKWSEWTHENETKFENLSFGSYNFKARAKIGDKISQNTISYNFEIERPWYFSNLAISIYALLLLLNGFVIHKTYRKHYDKKLKNKQIESEKLIMELKNEQLNKDIENKNRELAISKMSIIKKNELLNSIKKELNKKVESSKNVDSVLKLIDQNLNNTKDWEVFVKAFNNTDKQFIDKLKTLYPDLTPSDIRLCVYLRLNLSSKEIAPLLNISVKSVETRRYRLRKKMSLPHEESLANYILNI, encoded by the coding sequence TTGCTATTAACCTTAAGTAGCTTATATGGTCAGGAGCTCCCCCCGATAGAGAAATTTACTCCGGGCGAATATGGTGGTGATAATCAAAACTGGATGATATCACAGCAAGGTAATAAATATGTATATGTTGCCAATAACAGAGGCTTGTTAGAATTTGACGGGGCAAAATGGAAAGTATACCCAACACCAAACAACACCATTATAAGAGCAGTAAAAGTTATTGACAATAGGATTTATGCAGGATTTTATATGGAATTTGGGTACTGGTTAAAAAGTAATACAGGAGAGCTGGAATACTACTCTTTATCCGGTAAGTTAAATAAAAAAATGACGAAGGATAAGCAAATATGGAATATTCTTTCGTATGGGGACTGGGTAATATTTCAATCTTATAAAGAAATATATTTTTATAATACCATCGATGAAACTTTTAAAATTATAAATTCCAACAGGGTGATTTATAAAGTTTTTAAAATAAAAAACAGTATATATTACAACGTTCCCGGTGAAGGAATATATAAAATAGAAGCTGGTCAACCTAAATTAATTATAAATGATAACAAACTAAAATCCAAAAGGGTAATAAGTATTTTTGAAGTTGGTGACAATTTATTATTTCTTACCCGTGAATCTGGTTTTTATAAGTTAGAAAACAATACAATTACTTCATGGGAACTCCCTGTTAATGACTTTTTGAAAAAAAATACTTTATACAGCGGCATTCAGTTATCCGATGGAAATTTTATGATAGGGACTATTTCCAATGGTGTCATCAATTTAACCCCTGAGGGGAAAATTAATTACCATATAACTCAAAAAAACGGATTGAGTAACAATACGGTATTGTCTTTATTTGAAGATCATGCTAAAAATGTATGGGTTGGCCTGGACAATGGCATCAACTGTATCAATGTTACTTCTCCCATCCAGGTATTTTATGATTACGATGGAAGGATAGGTACGGTATATGTATCTAAAGTATTTAAAGACTATCTTTATTTAGGAACAAACCAGGGATTATTTTATAAAGAAATAGAAGGAAATGACTCTTTTAAGTTTGTTGAAGGTACTGGCGGACAGGTATGGTGTTTATATAATTATAATGGAGAAGATTTATTGTGCGGACACCATTTAGGCACCTATCTTATAGAGAAAGATAAAGCTACGCTTATTGATGACAACTTAGGCACATGGGCATTCAAACCGATACCAGATCAACCCGCCAGGTTGCTTAAAGGAAATTATGACGGCCTTTCAATCTTGCAGAAAAATAAAAAGGGTAATTGGGAGGTTAAAAACAAAATAGAAGGCTTTAACAGTTCTACCCGATATTTTGAAATTAACAATACAAATCAGGTTCATATTAGTCATGAATACAAGGGAGTATTCAAATTACAACTCGACGATAGTTTGACCAAAGCAATTAAAGTTGAAAAAGATCCTGACTTTTCCGTTGGAAAAAATTCCAGCCTGGTTAAATATGAAAATAATATTTTATATGCTTATAAAGAAGGCATATTTATGTATGATAATTATGAAAATTCTTTTAAACGCGACACTTTATTAAGTACAGTTATTAATAAAAATGAATACACCTCAGGTAAACTTGTGCCCGATAAAAAAGGAAGATTATGGGCTTTTTCTGAAGAAAATATAATTTATGTTACCAACGACGACCTGAACAACAAGTATAAAATTAATAAAATACCTATTAACTCAGGCCTTATACGGGGTATTTTAGGGTTTGAAAACATTTCGCATATAAAAGATGAAATGTATTTATTGGGCACTGCTTATGGGTATATTACTTTTAACTTATCTAAAATAGAATATAAAGGAGATTATACAATTCATCTTAATTCTGTTACTTTAAAAAATATAGGAGAAAAGCCATATAACCTTAACATTCATGAAGAAGCAAAACTGGAAAACACAAAAGGAGCCCTTGCCTTCAGTTATTCGGTTCCTGAATATTCCAAATATTTAGATATTAAATATCAATACCAACTGGAAGGCCATGTTGATAAATGGAGTGAATGGACACACGAGAATGAGACAAAATTTGAAAATCTTTCTTTCGGAAGTTATAATTTTAAAGCCAGAGCCAAAATAGGGGATAAAATCTCGCAAAACACAATATCTTATAATTTTGAAATTGAAAGGCCATGGTACTTTTCAAACCTGGCAATTTCTATATATGCCTTATTGCTCTTATTAAACGGTTTTGTAATTCATAAAACCTATCGAAAACATTACGATAAAAAACTAAAAAATAAACAGATTGAAAGTGAGAAGCTTATAATGGAACTCAAAAATGAACAGCTAAATAAAGATATTGAAAATAAAAACAGAGAATTGGCTATTTCAAAAATGAGCATTATAAAAAAGAATGAATTGCTTAATAGCATTAAAAAAGAGCTGAATAAAAAGGTTGAATCTTCAAAAAATGTCGATTCAGTTCTAAAATTAATAGATCAAAACCTTAACAATACAAAAGACTGGGAGGTTTTCGTAAAAGCATTCAACAATACCGATAAACAATTTATAGATAAACTTAAAACCCTGTACCCTGATTTAACCCCCAGTGATATAAGACTCTGCGTTTACCTAAGGCTGAACTTATCTTCCAAAGAAATTGCCCCTTTATTAAATATATCTGTAAAAAGTGTAGAAACCCGACGCTACCGATTACGAAAAAAAATGAGTTTACCTCATGAAGAAAGTCTTGCTAATTATATTTTGAATATTTAG